TCCGAGAGCGTGCTGCGGATGATATGCACGGTGTCCGCTGTGTAGAGATGCACCTCGTTGCGCTCTGCTTCGAGGCGGTTGATCTGGTGCACGGGCACCAGGACGGCCCGCTCGCCGCGTTGCACGAAGATGCGCTGAAGATACCGCTGCGGCGTCGTGGTCTGGAGCAATGCGGCGAGACGAGCCCCGAGCTCCGCCGGTCGGTCGCGTGCCAGCTCTCGCCGGACGCGTGACACCACGGCCTGCAGCCGTTCGGGCGAGAAAGGCTTCAGCAGGTAATCGAGCGCCTGTACCTCGAAGGCACGCAGCGCGTGCTCGTCGTAAGCCGTCACGAAGACGACATACGGCATCGCGTCGACGCCGAGACGCTCGATGACACCGAAGCCATCGAGTCGCGGCATCTGCACGTCGAGGAACACGACGTCCGGATGCAGCTCCTCGATCCGCGCGACGGCCTCTTCGCCGTTTGTCGCTTCCCCGACGATCTCGAGGTTCGGCTCGGCCGCGAGCAGGCGCCGCAACTTGGCGCGGGCAGGCGCCTCGTCATCCACGATGAGCGTGCGCATCTGCCGATTCCTGCTGTTCTAGGGCCTGGCTGGTCATGACCCGCGACGTGTCCGTGTCGCGCCGCGGCCACTCCATGCGCACGACGAAGCCGGTGCCCGGCACGCTCACCATCTCGAATCGTTGCGCCTCGCCGTACAGCAGGCGCAAGCGTTCGATCGTCCCGGTGATCCCGATCCCCTTCGACGTCACATCCACCCCGTCTTCTGGACCCTGTCCATCGTCTTCCACCTCGACGCGCACCCGTTCCCCGATCGCGCGCGCCCGCACGGCGATCCGTCCAGTACCGACACACGACAGGTTGCCGTGCCGCACAGCGTTCTCGATGAGCGGCTGCAAGATCAGCGAGGGCGCCAGCGCACACCCGAGCCCCTCCTCCACGTCGATCTGCAGCGAGAGCCTGTCACCGAAGCGGGCGCGGAGCAGCGCAACGTAATGATCGAGCGCCTCGATCTCGGTCGCGAGCGGCACCTCCTGCGTCTGTGTCGTCTTCAGCGAGACGCGTAGCAGCTCGGCCAGCCGCGAGAGCATCGTATCCGCCGCCCGCGGGTCGTCGTACATCGTCGACGAAATAGTATTGAGCGCGTTGAACAGGAAGTGCGGTTGGAGTTGGAGACGCAGGCCTTGAAGCTGCGCCTGCCGAAGCTGGCTCTCGAGCCGAGCCGCCCGCAGCGCCGCTTCGCGCTCGGCCGCCAGGCGATCGAACAGCCACACGCCCGAGACGAACAACGTATAGAGGATGACGTCGATCGGAAACTCCATCAGGTACCGGACCGACATGAGGCCGTAGTCGTAGTCGCCGAGTCGCAGCAGCCTGAAGATCGCTTCCCGCGACGCCCAGTTCATCGTCGTGTGCGTGGCAGAGAAGATGACGAGCGCGCCTGCGTGACGCGGCAGGCTTGCGGCCCAAGTGGTCCGGTGCACTGGAAAACGTCGCGCCATGTGCCGCGCGAGGGGAAAGAGTATGGCCGCCCCGTACACACCGGTGACCTGCTCAATCAGCGGGTCGTAGAATGGGACGGCATTCTGGCGCGCGACGAAATCCAGGTAGTGATACGCGAACAACAGGAGCGCGAACAGGGTGGCGCCGCCGAGCCACACCCACGGGACGCGGAGACGAGAGTGCGAAGCGATCATGCGAGTCACGCCCCTGAGGCTCACTTGCGAGGCGGCAGCGCGAAGGCGACGACGAAGTCGCCCGTCTCGAGGTCGAACTTACCGTGTCCGCCAGCCGCGATCACGAT
This window of the Luteitalea sp. genome carries:
- a CDS encoding response regulator, translating into MRTLIVDDEAPARAKLRRLLAAEPNLEIVGEATNGEEAVARIEELHPDVVFLDVQMPRLDGFGVIERLGVDAMPYVVFVTAYDEHALRAFEVQALDYLLKPFSPERLQAVVSRVRRELARDRPAELGARLAALLQTTTPQRYLQRIFVQRGERAVLVPVHQINRLEAERNEVHLYTADTVHIIRSTLSELAARLDPATFLRINRSTIVRLDAIKELQPWFHGDYRVILRDGTELMWSRRYRAKQRSAFEL